The segment GATGTTTATAGTGTCAGCTTTCTCTCCAGTTCTAGCATTCAGGTCCCCACAGATTAGCACATTTCCTAAAGTTTTAAATTGGTTTATTTCCCCCTCGAGTGGAAATAATGTCTTCGTTGTAGTAGGGAGATTCTGAGGGGGGTATGTAAATGGCACAGAGGTCCGCACATATTACTACTTTGTTAATTTCAGCCAAATACAGGATTGTACTTCTCTGATACAGAAGTATTGATACAATTGAGTGGGTTAGTTGTGATCTATACCAAATGATCATGCCTCCTGAGTCCCTACCCTGGGTTACTGTTTGGAGTTTAATTGATGGGATAATAATCTCAACGAAACCGCAAGGACAACCAGTGGAAGTGTCTCCTCTGTACCATGTCTCTTGTAAGACGGTGATATCAGAGTCTTTTACTTCTCTAATAAAATCTGGATTTCAGCTTTTGAATCCAAAAGCAGATGATCTAAGGCCTTGAATGTTCCAACATTGTGTAATTAAGGAGCTAAAAGTTTGCCTGCTGCTGGCCACGTGTGGTGATGGAGAGACAAACACCACGGCAGCCATTCAGGCAGCCAGGCTTGTGTCGTCTCCGGGGAACCATTTGTTGCTTTATAATGATCACTTTAATAATAATCCTCCCCATAGTTTGGTAGGAATCCCACAGTGTGAAAATACCAACATATACTACTGAAAGAAACGCCCCGCGCTGTCAGAGCAGGGAGAGCTAAACGAATGAAGGCCCGGCCTGGGCAACTAAAGGTACACCAGTAGCCCGTGGAAGTATTCACTGCCAAGGAAAGTCCAGCCAGGTGAATCTGGGTGTGTAGCATTCATgtccacacacacccacctgTCCACACTCCGAGTACTTGAGGCGCTGCACGGGGAGATCCAGCAGCTGCTTGAACAACTGCAGGAGGCCAAAGAGGTTCTCTagattcttcttctgtggtgttttGGTGTCTCAGTGGAGCTTTTGACTGGACTGTAGAAGCCCGGGTCTTTACACTCAGTCCAgagtgatttgtgtgtgttcagtaaaATCTCTTTCCTGCTGAGCTTTACATTGTTCCTGATCTGTGGTTTAAATAAAGCTTGATTGGATGTGTTTCATGTCCAGATTCTGATGGCAGGAGACGAGAGAGGACCGAGGGGAGGTTAGAGGAGGAGCACATCACTAGACTcacaaatgtcattttaaaatgaatgatgTTCAAACTCTGtgtccttgtaaaaagtgtctgATTGAATGcagaatttacaacaaggacacagaATGGCTCCAGAACGTGTCAGTTTGTAGCAGCCTGTCTGCATCTGTgtctaaagtcttacctgccaacactgatcagctgtttgaacactgatttcaccatttacactccatttatgaaagaacaAACATGTTGTTGATGCTAAACACAAAtcaagacactaaacagtaacacatacttcatttttctttatttctgcgcCTTTTATTCCGAAACCACTGGGCGACCTGTTTTGAGGAGACACAAAGGAAATTACACATTAGAATTCATGTCAATGCTGAGAGAACAGTTAATATTTGGGTATGATGGGTTCTGGACACAAGACTTTTGATGACATCAcctttttctgacattaaacACATCCAAGTTATTGATCGatttcaaacatgttttgatATGGAATTGTGTTAAAGATTTAGGCGatgtcatcagcatacatgGAGAAAAACATGAAGGAACATTTCCACCTTGGCCACAAATGTAGCAAAGTACagttactcaagtacaattctGAGGTATATTTACTTTACTTGTGTATTTCCATCTTGTTCAcaaatattctttaaaaaatgctgaatatttgaTCCGATAGTCAGCTGACTCACAAACAGCTGTGATGGAATGTAGCTAAGTACaattactcaagtactgcacaTACAGTTTGGAGGTACTTgtatttccatgttctgctCATTCACACCTCCACAACATGTTGGAGACAGATGTTGGACTTTTATCTCCACTACATCTATTTGTTGTTTACTGTAATTACTTCTAGTTacagttactttgcagactaCATGCTGCATCACAGCAACACATTCTTTATCAATGTACTTTATTGGCAGTCAGATCTAAATTGTCACccacagtatacagtatgtacatacAGCTACTGTGTATAATACAGTCTTACTTTTGATactgaagtacatttaatatctgaAGCTTTAAGACTTTTCCTCAGCACTATTTGTATTGGtcactttctctttgtttccatttaATGCAGCTGGAGATCAAACCATTCCAGAGTTTTTGCCACTAGAAAAGTCAGACAGTGGGAAACGAGTAACGTCACAGTTGATCAATGTGCACTCTTTCCAGATGTGTGAGTCTTTGTAACATTAATGTTTCTAACACAATGTTTTAGAGCTGATTCAGGGGATCAGAGATTTGTTTTCATCCGTTTCTTTGAATCTGCAGAAATAAATCAGAAACCTTTTTCCATAGATGAGACATTTGATTCATGAATAAAAGGAGTTAATCTGGAGGGACAGATCAGGTTATATGTGAGGGTGAAGGCCGGTGTACCTGCTTCACAGTCAGGTCGCTCTCTGCTGCGAGCTCTGCACAGCGTTCAGGGGTGACATACAGACTCCTGTCATACTCCTCTGTGAGTATTTTAACTTGCTCTGAGGAGAACGGCCTTCTGGGCTCCTGCACACCTGAAGGGAAACACAAAGGGAGTTTGAGGTATTGTGCACATTTGATATGGAGGTAGATATGATAGATATTCTTCCTGTAGAACAGCTGTGACTTGGTGGTTCTAGCACGTCACCAACACTTTCAGAGCTGATCTGATCTGAATTAGCTCAGCACTCATTTGCTGAGCGGCCTCTCGTCACCTGTTGATCAGACCTGAAGGAGCTTTCTGACCAACAAACGACTCCAAAGACCCTGAAGTGGAATGCAGCGGAGCATCGTTAAAGCCTCTAACAAAAGAACAAGAGAGCAGATGTGTCCAGCTCTACGTAGGTCAGTGTGTCACAATCACCATTTCCTTATTTGTCCTGCAAATGGTGACATTTCTTCATCACATCAGCAGGACAGTAATATAACAATGACaccttgtattatcatgttctatcagttcaacttgaTCGGGTGGGTCAGCTTAAGATGCTCCATTTTAAAAggttagtttgtgttttttgaagtggggtcatataaagtacgtATCTACAGTGGATCTGTTTCCTGCAGTAAtcagcgatcagcgcagcctcagtttggagcagcagagagccgctccagcccagacactcagctttgtactgcagtgaacgggtccagagaaaaagagacattaACCACCtgaaacaaggctcacctgAAAACATCTACATCacttcaagtgtacgttgtatacaGAGAATtcacatcgccgtcagaccgccctttctttgggcactacattttctcaaacgcagcacctccgtatccctacgcagcTACGCTAATGCGGAGGGATACGGagagttcagtttgtttgtatgtaaagtaaacctctcgtccagcagctgggcctcgcgctgcATGTCgctgctcgcagatcacctgttgcccagttggtgtgcgtgtgtgtgtgtgtgtgtgtgtgtgtgtgtgtgtgtgtgtgtgtgtgtgtgtgtgtgtgtgtgtgtgtgtgtgtcgacccGTTCACGGTGGAGTTTCCTggacacacacatcctcacacaATCAGTTCACACTCACCTTGTCCGCACCCAGGCAGGAAACACGTGGCGACATCAGTTCCGCCCTTAAAAAGGCTGTGACGCGCAGCTCCAGGGTCATGTGACcagtaataaaatgttttattattttaaaaggaACCGCGGCTATGAAGACTTGTAGGCTCTAATAAGCCACAATTGTTCTCTTTACTAAAATATGCTGTTAGAAACACATCAAATATTGccattgatttaaaaatctaGAATATTTAGTACGTATTTTGACCTGCGTCGGACGCCATGTTTTCCGCGCGCAATGCACTGTGGGGGCGATGACGTAGAGCGGTTGCACTTGGTAGAACAGCTAGCTAGCGTTTGTTGACGTGCGCACAGTGACCGTTATTCTAAAGTAAAGTGCCACATTGTGCTGCTTTTGGGTGCACTTTCCAGTGTCGGAACAACAAGGGGAGCGATGTGAGTTTCCACTGCTTTCCTACTgacaagaagaggagaaaggagcGGGAAGATGCCTGTGGACGGACACAACTTCACACAGATCCGCGGCTGTGTTCTCCACATTGTTCTCCTGATGCATTGGAGGCTTTTAGTCGAGCACAACTGCTGAAAGAGCTCGCCGGGTACAAACGAAGACTGAAACCAAATGCTTCTCCGCCCATTGTTCCACATCAGGAGCCTGAACGCCCGCGGGGAGCGAGTGACATGCTGGTTAAAAAGCGCCAAAGAGCAGAGACGCTGGATGCTCTCCCGAGCAGACAACCCGCTCCTGCAGTCGCCGCCTCTGTAACGTGAGGCGAACCATCGGACACGCCACTGGTCCCAGAGGAGGACGCTGATAATTCACCTCTTCAGCAGCCAGCTGAGCAGTCAGGAAGTGTAACAGTGTTACAGTGTTCTCCTCCAAATATGAGCGATGCTGCAGCCACTCGGACACATTCAGACACGTCAGATGCAGCTACAGGTACAGTGGCCAGCTGATGGGCACCGAGTTGTTACCATGGAGCAGCAGCTTCCACAGATAAACGGGAGTTGGATCATcaacaagaagaggaggacaCTCGCTCCCTGGATCTGTTCCCTTCAGACCATGAATTTAGCGAGGACAGTCAGCCTCCTGATCCTGAATACAATGTAAGTACATGTGAGCCCTCTCACAGCACCCAGGGATCACACGCTTCATCCACTGTCTGCCACTCAGAGAGAAGACACAAGACACTTTCTAGTTTCTGAGGAACACTTGAAACAACTGCTTGAGAAGTGTTTAAAGTGTGGTTCCCTGATGGCTCAGGAAGAtgtgaaagagctgcaaaaTGAAGGATCACAGTTGACATCAGAGCTCACCTGTGCAGACGGCTGTAGCTACAGATGGCAGTCTCAGCTTCTCTGAGCGGGACCAAGGGGGAAGGAAACCTGCTTCTGAAGGCATCACTTTTCTTCACTGGCATCCATTTTGATCAATGTAAAGGTTTTTGTAATAACACGGACCTCAAAACAATATGTGAAGACACGTACACAACACTGAGGAAGacatgtgtgtttcctgttgttgAAAGAACAGAGTGCAGTCTGAACTAACATGAAATCACCAGAAGAAGAAGTTGTTCTCTGTGGAGATGGCCGCTGCCACTCAGCCAAGTACTGCACATACActtttttacatgtgcagagTCAAAAGGTTGTGGACTTCAAGCTAGTAAGCTGCACCCAGGTTTCAAGCTCTAATACCATGGAGATTAGAGGCTTTAAGGAAGCTCTTCCAACTATGGAAGGAAATGGAGTGAAGGTGTCAACACTCTCCACTGACAGACATCCACACATTGTGAAGGAAATGAGGGTCTCCAATCCAGAAAAATGCCACCAATTTGATCCCTGGCATGTAGCAAAGGGAGTGTCAAAAAAGTTGTCTGCTGCAGCTAAAAGAAGGAATGTGAAGGCCGAGGAGATCGGATCCCATCCATCACAAACCATTTGTGGTGGAGCGCACAAACCTGTGGGGGCGATGCCGAGGTCCTGAAAGAGAAGATGATGATACACCATGTGACCAACAGACACGACTGGCCAGGGAACAGACACTATCACCGCTGTGCTCACGAGCCCCTCGATGAGACGAGCCAGAGAAGCAAGCTGTGGTTACAGCCGGGATCTGAAGGCCACCGAGCACTTGTGAAGACTGTTAAAGACGAGCGGCTTTTGAAAGATCTGGCTCATCTGACAAAGTG is part of the Sparus aurata unplaced genomic scaffold, fSpaAur1.1, whole genome shotgun sequence genome and harbors:
- the LOC115577600 gene encoding homeobox protein DLL homolog, with product MASDAAARHSLFKGGTDVATCFLPGCGQGVQEPRRPFSSEQVKILTEEYDRSLYVTPERCAELAAESDLTVKQVAQWFRNRRRNKNEWVTVVPEPVDEVGEATTTWLQKLNNKMDSNKCGSKCLSSHFS